In Bacteroides coprosuis DSM 18011, the following are encoded in one genomic region:
- a CDS encoding pyruvate, phosphate dikinase (COGs: COG0574 Phosphoenolpyruvate synthase/pyruvate phosphate dikinase~InterPro IPR010121:IPR002192:IPR008279:IPR000121~KEGG: bfs:BF2567 pyruvate phosphate dikinase~PFAM: Pyruvate phosphate dikinase, PEP/pyruvate-binding; PEP-utilising enzyme, mobile domain; PEP-utilising enzyme~PRIAM: Pyruvate, phosphate dikinase~SPTR: Pyruvate,phosphate dikinase;~TIGRFAM: Pyruvate, phosphate dikinase~IMG reference gene:2504107602~PFAM: PEP-utilising enzyme, TIM barrel domain; PEP-utilising enzyme, mobile domain; Pyruvate phosphate dikinase, PEP/pyruvate binding domain~TIGRFAM: pyruvate, phosphate dikinase) produces the protein MENKKVYTFGNGKAEGNSEMKNLLGGKGANLAEMNLIGVPVPPGFTITTEVCTDYYTYGQEKVKEMLTKDVNAAIHNIEKLTGTKFNDAENPLLLSVRSGARASMPGMMDTILNLGLNDEIVEGLSKKTNNPKFAWDSYRRFIQMYGDVVMEMKPINKEDHDPFEEILDQVKEEKGIKLDSEFTVEDLKDIVGRFKKIVRERTGKDFPTDGYDQLWGGIFAVFGSWMNERAILYRQMEKIPDSWGTAVNIQAMVFGNMGSNSATGVCFSRNAATGENLFNGEYLVDAQGEDVVAGIRTPQEITLEGSRRWAKLAGVSEKDRAAKFPSLEEVMPIVYKELDDIQFKLEDHYRDMQDMEFTIQNGKLWILQTRNGKRTGAAMVKIAMDLLEEGKIDEKAALKRVDPIKLDELLHPVFDNNSLKTAKVIAKGLPASPGAATGQVVFFPDDAEKWHNDGKKIVLVRQETSPEDLAGMAVAEGILTVRGGMTSHAAVVARGMGKCCVSGVGEIKVNYKNRSFEVDGKTYKEGDFISLNGTNGEVYDGKVETKVAEMDNDFTLLMDLAEKYTRLYVRTNADTPRDAAIARKFGAKGIGLCRTEHMFFEGNKIKAMREMILAENSEDRKKALAKILPYQKEDFKGIFTAMAGLPVTVRLLDPPLHEFVPHDEKGQKEMADQLGVSVEKIKQRVDALQEFNPMLGHRGCRLGNTYQEITEMQTRAILSAAVELKKEGVEVFPEIMVPLVGISHEFEMQEKIIRDTAEKVFHEEGMRVDYKVGTMIEIPRATLTAHKIAKTAEFFSFGTNDLTQLTFGYSRDDIGSFLPTYLRKKILKVDPFMTIDQNGVGQLVRLGVQNGRMEKPDLKCGICGEHGGDPESVKFFHRVGLNYVSCSPFRVPIARLAAAQAAIEDK, from the coding sequence ATGGAAAATAAGAAAGTCTACACCTTTGGTAATGGAAAAGCCGAAGGAAATTCGGAGATGAAGAACTTATTAGGGGGGAAAGGTGCCAACCTTGCAGAAATGAACTTGATCGGAGTTCCCGTTCCTCCAGGATTCACTATTACTACTGAAGTTTGTACAGATTACTACACGTACGGACAAGAAAAAGTGAAAGAAATGCTTACCAAAGATGTGAATGCCGCTATTCACAACATCGAAAAGCTAACCGGTACTAAATTTAATGATGCTGAAAATCCACTACTATTATCTGTTCGTTCTGGTGCTAGAGCATCTATGCCTGGTATGATGGATACTATCCTAAACCTAGGTTTGAATGATGAAATAGTAGAAGGTCTTTCTAAAAAGACAAATAATCCTAAGTTTGCTTGGGACTCTTACCGTCGTTTCATACAGATGTATGGTGACGTGGTAATGGAAATGAAGCCTATTAATAAGGAAGATCACGATCCTTTCGAAGAAATCCTTGACCAAGTAAAAGAAGAAAAAGGTATCAAACTAGATAGCGAATTTACAGTTGAAGATTTAAAAGACATCGTAGGTCGTTTCAAAAAAATAGTTCGCGAACGTACAGGTAAAGATTTCCCAACGGATGGTTACGACCAACTTTGGGGTGGTATCTTTGCTGTGTTTGGTTCATGGATGAACGAACGTGCTATTCTATATCGTCAAATGGAGAAAATTCCAGATAGCTGGGGAACTGCTGTAAATATCCAAGCAATGGTGTTTGGTAATATGGGTTCAAACTCTGCTACTGGTGTATGTTTCTCACGTAATGCTGCTACAGGTGAAAACCTATTTAATGGTGAATACCTAGTAGATGCTCAAGGTGAAGACGTGGTAGCAGGTATCCGTACTCCTCAAGAAATTACATTAGAAGGTTCTCGCCGTTGGGCTAAATTGGCTGGCGTATCTGAAAAAGATCGTGCTGCTAAATTCCCTTCTCTAGAAGAAGTGATGCCTATCGTGTACAAAGAACTAGATGATATTCAATTCAAACTAGAAGATCACTACAGAGATATGCAAGATATGGAATTTACTATCCAAAATGGTAAATTGTGGATTCTGCAAACTCGTAATGGTAAACGCACAGGTGCTGCTATGGTTAAAATCGCAATGGACCTACTAGAAGAAGGTAAGATTGACGAAAAAGCAGCATTGAAGAGAGTTGATCCTATTAAACTAGATGAACTACTTCACCCTGTATTTGATAACAATAGCTTGAAAACAGCAAAAGTTATCGCTAAAGGTTTGCCAGCTTCTCCAGGTGCAGCTACTGGTCAGGTAGTATTCTTCCCAGACGATGCTGAAAAATGGCATAATGATGGCAAGAAGATCGTTCTTGTTCGTCAAGAAACTTCTCCTGAAGACTTAGCAGGTATGGCTGTTGCCGAAGGTATCCTTACCGTACGTGGTGGTATGACATCTCACGCTGCTGTGGTTGCTAGAGGTATGGGAAAATGCTGTGTTTCTGGTGTTGGAGAAATCAAAGTAAACTATAAGAATAGATCATTTGAAGTAGATGGAAAAACATACAAAGAAGGTGATTTCATCTCTCTAAATGGTACAAACGGTGAGGTTTATGATGGTAAAGTAGAGACTAAGGTTGCCGAAATGGACAACGACTTTACGCTATTGATGGATCTTGCTGAAAAATATACTCGCCTTTACGTTCGTACCAATGCAGATACTCCACGTGATGCAGCTATTGCTCGTAAATTTGGTGCAAAAGGTATTGGTCTTTGTCGTACAGAACACATGTTCTTTGAAGGAAACAAGATTAAAGCAATGCGTGAAATGATCTTAGCTGAAAACTCAGAAGATCGTAAAAAAGCACTTGCTAAAATTCTTCCTTACCAAAAAGAAGACTTCAAAGGTATCTTTACTGCAATGGCAGGATTGCCAGTGACTGTTCGTTTACTCGATCCACCTTTACACGAATTCGTTCCACACGATGAAAAAGGTCAGAAAGAAATGGCTGATCAGTTAGGTGTTTCTGTAGAAAAGATCAAACAACGTGTAGATGCTCTTCAAGAATTTAACCCAATGCTTGGTCATAGAGGTTGCCGTTTAGGTAATACATACCAAGAAATTACAGAGATGCAAACAAGAGCTATCTTGAGTGCAGCTGTAGAGTTGAAGAAAGAAGGAGTAGAGGTATTCCCAGAAATCATGGTTCCTCTAGTAGGTATTTCTCACGAGTTTGAAATGCAAGAAAAAATTATTCGTGATACTGCAGAGAAAGTATTCCACGAAGAAGGCATGAGAGTAGATTACAAGGTAGGTACTATGATTGAAATTCCTAGAGCTACACTTACTGCTCATAAAATTGCTAAGACAGCAGAATTCTTCTCATTCGGTACAAACGACTTGACTCAGCTAACATTTGGTTATTCTCGTGATGATATAGGTTCTTTCTTGCCTACTTATTTACGTAAGAAAATCTTGAAGGTAGACCCATTCATGACAATCGACCAAAATGGTGTAGGTCAGTTGGTACGCCTAGGTGTTCAAAACGGCCGTATGGAAAAACCAGACTTGAAATGCGGTATCTGTGGTGAACATGGTGGTGATCCAGAATCAGTTAAATTCTTCCACCGTGTAGGATTAAACTATGTTTCTTGTTCTCCATTCCGTGTGCCTATCGCACGTCTAGCTGCTGCTCAAGCTGCTATCGAAGACAAGTAA
- a CDS encoding KWG Leptospira repeat protein (InterPro IPR011647~KEGG: cbl:CLK_1129 hypothetical protein~PFAM: KWG Leptospira~SPTR: Putative uncharacterized protein;~IMG reference gene:2504107601), whose translation MDNALQIFSEKSRYGVKDEKGKIIIAPEYMEMQPFSCGVSLVRNFKYQYAYINRWNELVIPLGKYTWCDPQFVCGYARVIEYQAIHKAGKFGIIDTLGNMIVPIKYDQIWVLNEHYFSKIKAFIGDKLDFINLFELTKFMAY comes from the coding sequence ATGGATAATGCTTTGCAAATCTTTTCGGAAAAGAGTCGATATGGAGTAAAGGACGAAAAAGGAAAGATTATAATTGCGCCTGAATATATGGAGATGCAACCTTTTAGTTGTGGCGTGTCACTGGTCCGTAACTTTAAATATCAATATGCGTATATTAATAGGTGGAATGAGCTTGTTATCCCTCTTGGAAAATATACTTGGTGTGATCCTCAATTTGTTTGTGGGTATGCCCGAGTGATAGAGTATCAGGCTATCCATAAGGCAGGAAAGTTTGGTATTATCGATACATTAGGAAATATGATTGTACCTATAAAGTATGATCAGATATGGGTTCTGAATGAGCATTACTTCTCTAAGATAAAAGCCTTCATTGGGGATAAGCTTGATTTTATTAATCTTTTTGAGTTAACGAAATTCATGGCCTACTAG
- a CDS encoding anion transporter (COGs: COG0471 Di- and tricarboxylate transporter~InterPro IPR001898:IPR004680~KEGG: bth:BT_3739 Na+/dicarboxylate or sulfate symporter~PFAM: Divalent ion symporter~SPTR: Putative uncharacterized protein;~TIGRFAM: Sodium/sulphate symporter~manually curated~IMG reference gene:2504107605~PFAM: Sodium:sulfate symporter transmembrane region~TIGRFAM: anion transporter) encodes MFLLLVWLLPSEKFSFLELTIIQQRVLLIFIFAVVMWITEYIPSWITSVSLTTLLLFTVSDSALNFCRLGVPQEELLSNRILIASFADPVIFLFLGGFILAAVASKFYIDRKIANGVIKVIGTRSTYYLLGIMLVTALCSMFVSNTATAIMMLTLVGPILKDFEKGDKGKIALVLGITVAANLGGMGTPIGTPPNAIAMKYLNDPAGLNLNISFGEWTMVFAPLAIALVLIMWYILTKLFPFNNKNLKKMDLSNPPKVESENPYIEYIVYIIISATIALWCFDRFFGVNPNVVAFIPIALFCLLGVFGKDDLANIDWSVLRLVAGGFALGFAFQESGLAYKLITSIDFTTISPWIIMLSSWLICYALSNFISNTATVNLLIPIFVALASSLSGEFDHIGGAKTLIIGVAVFASMAMVLPVSTPPNALAFSKGGLSKKDLAKVGLIVGGIGIVACVSMVLVMSLIR; translated from the coding sequence GTGTTTTTGCTTTTAGTATGGTTATTGCCCTCAGAAAAGTTTTCTTTTCTTGAATTAACTATTATCCAGCAGCGTGTTTTATTAATTTTTATTTTTGCTGTTGTTATGTGGATTACGGAGTATATCCCATCGTGGATTACGTCTGTTTCTCTCACCACTTTACTGTTGTTTACGGTGTCTGATAGTGCATTGAATTTCTGTCGGTTGGGAGTTCCTCAAGAAGAGCTTTTGTCCAATAGAATCTTGATCGCATCATTTGCCGATCCCGTCATCTTCCTCTTCTTAGGTGGTTTTATACTGGCAGCAGTTGCCTCTAAATTTTACATTGATAGGAAGATAGCCAATGGAGTAATAAAAGTAATTGGTACTCGCTCCACATACTACTTACTTGGTATAATGCTAGTTACGGCCTTGTGTTCTATGTTTGTGAGCAATACAGCTACTGCTATAATGATGCTGACATTGGTAGGTCCCATCTTGAAAGATTTTGAGAAAGGAGATAAGGGTAAAATTGCTTTGGTACTAGGTATTACAGTTGCTGCCAATCTTGGCGGTATGGGTACTCCTATCGGTACGCCACCCAATGCGATTGCTATGAAGTATTTAAATGACCCTGCCGGACTTAATCTGAATATTAGTTTTGGAGAGTGGACAATGGTGTTTGCTCCTCTAGCAATAGCCTTGGTTCTTATTATGTGGTATATCTTAACAAAGCTTTTTCCATTCAATAATAAGAATTTAAAAAAGATGGATTTGTCTAATCCTCCCAAGGTAGAATCGGAAAATCCTTACATTGAATATATTGTCTATATCATAATAAGTGCTACCATTGCGTTGTGGTGTTTTGATAGATTCTTTGGTGTAAACCCCAATGTGGTAGCCTTTATCCCGATAGCCCTCTTTTGTTTGCTTGGCGTATTTGGAAAAGACGATTTGGCAAATATCGACTGGAGTGTGTTGAGGTTAGTGGCTGGGGGATTTGCCCTAGGCTTTGCTTTCCAAGAGAGTGGATTGGCCTATAAACTGATTACTTCGATAGATTTTACTACTATTTCTCCATGGATTATCATGTTGTCTAGTTGGTTGATCTGTTATGCTTTGTCCAACTTTATATCCAATACAGCAACGGTGAATCTATTGATTCCTATTTTCGTGGCTTTGGCTTCTTCTCTATCTGGAGAATTTGATCACATTGGTGGGGCCAAAACACTCATTATCGGTGTTGCTGTCTTTGCTTCTATGGCTATGGTCTTACCCGTAAGTACGCCTCCCAACGCTTTGGCATTCTCCAAAGGAGGATTGAGTAAGAAAGACTTGGCTAAAGTTGGTCTGATTGTGGGTGGCATCGGTATTGTAGCTTGTGTAAGTATGGTTCTGGTAATGAGCCTTATCCGTTAG
- a CDS encoding RNP-1 like RNA-binding protein (COGs: COG0724 RNA-binding protein (RRM domain)~InterPro IPR000504~KEGG: bfs:BF2734 putative RNA-binding protein~PFAM: RNA recognition motif domain~SMART: RNA recognition motif domain~SPTR: Putative uncharacterized protein;~IMG reference gene:2504107603~PFAM: RNA recognition motif. (a.k.a. RRM, RBD, or RNP domain)): protein MNIFIGGLSYGITDADLMDLFQEYGEIKSAKVIMDRETNKSKGFGFVEMEDDSAAKNAISELNGAEYDGRTISVSEARPREERPRRSFNGGGNRRSGGGFNRGGGDRRY, encoded by the coding sequence ATGAATATTTTTATTGGTGGTCTAAGCTATGGTATTACTGATGCTGACCTAATGGACCTTTTTCAAGAGTATGGTGAAATCAAATCTGCAAAAGTTATCATGGATCGCGAAACAAACAAATCTAAAGGTTTTGGTTTCGTAGAAATGGAAGATGACAGCGCAGCGAAAAATGCAATTTCTGAACTTAACGGTGCTGAATATGATGGCAGAACTATTTCTGTATCAGAAGCAAGACCACGTGAAGAAAGACCTCGTCGTTCATTCAATGGCGGTGGCAACAGAAGAAGCGGTGGCGGATTCAACCGTGGTGGTGGTGACAGAAGATATTAA